A portion of the Manihot esculenta cultivar AM560-2 chromosome 2, M.esculenta_v8, whole genome shotgun sequence genome contains these proteins:
- the LOC110609853 gene encoding kinase-interacting family protein: protein MIMADLHHRIKTFLEAEQPAAGDTFSERAECFFRRRPQLLELLHDLYNAYITLLDRSNQNMQGNNHRLRYSSSLTSSASSFHEKAEEADLNDGKILHHHDETQGGVESSEPKFEVDEIVANLVMKSVEEDILEQECQESWRKVELLKKLLEVLESERMYLLNENAMLGCKMAALVEENKGLSSEAMFLKRKAAQLARCVLKMREDHRVWMLNRKIEDLQSQIYGLEKRNKEYYQQLLNQENLEDEKAGLMGCFKLERLRFKKRSEPAVGVKSHGGGGGGRSGSNRVTNWWWLWERVVKGIASPTSSSSAT, encoded by the coding sequence ATGATAATGGCAGATCTCCACCACCGAATTAAAACGTTTCTTGAAGCAGAGCAGCCGGCCGCCGGCGACACCTTCTCAGAGCGTGCTGAATGTTTTTTCCGGAGACGTCCTCAGCTTCTTGAACTTCTTCACGACTTGTACAATGCCTACATCACCTTGCTTGACCGTAGCAACCAGAATATGCAAGGCAACAACCACCGGCTGCGATACTCTTCTTCTCTAACATCTTCCGCTTCTAGCTTCCATGAAAAAGCAGAAGAAGCTGACCTTAACGATGGGAAAATCCTGCATCATCATGATGAAACTCAAGGTGGTGTAGAATCATCAGAACCCAAATTTGAAGTTGATGAGATTGTAGCCAATCTGGTAATGAAGAGCGTGGAGGAAGATATATTAGAGCAAGAATGCCAAGAATCTTGGAGAAAAGTAGAGCTTTTAAAGAAGCTACTGGAGGTGTTAGAGTCAGAAAGGATGTATTTACTGAATGAAAATGCGATGTTGGGGTGTAAGATGGCTGCACTGGTAGAAGAGAATAAAGGGCTCTCGTCGGAGGCAATGTTCTTGAAGAGGAAAGCTGCTCAACTTGCAAGGTGTGTGTTGAAGATGAGAGAAGATCACAGGGTTTGGATGCTTAATCGGAAAATCGAGGATCTTCAGAGCCAGATTTATGGGTTGGAGAAGAGGAACAAGGAGTATTACCAGCAGCTGCTCAACCAAGAAAATTTAGAGGATGAGAAAGCAGGTTTGATGGGTTGTTTTAAACTGGAGAGGCTCAGGTTTAAGAAAAGAAGTGAACCTGCTGTCGGGGTAAAAAGTCACGGTGGTGGTGGCGGCGGTCGTAGCGGGTCAAACAGAGTGACTAACTGGTGGTGGTTGTGGGAAAGAGTGGTGAAGGGCATAGCTTCTCCCACTTCATCTTCTTCTGCGACTTGA
- the LOC110608918 gene encoding basic blue protein yields MPHQAHSFSSMVVVYFLATYLNVLHAIATPHVVGGIDGWTLFTNSSNWVQGKEFHVSDVLEFNYERGLHNVMQVNSTAYEGCIKDTYIGLFTSGNDSLVLSEVGQMWFICGVSDHCELGQKLTINVIP; encoded by the exons ATGCCCCATCAAGCTCATTCATTCTCCAGTATGGTTGTAGTCTACTTTCTTGCTACGTACCTTAATGTGCTTCATGCAATAGCAACACCTCATGTGGTTGGAGGCATCGATGGATGGACGCTCTTCACCAATTCATCCAACTGGGTACAAGGAAAAGAGTTTCACGTCAGTGATGTCCTTG AGTTCAATTACGAAAGAGGTTTGCACAATGTAATGCAAGTGAACTCAACAGCCTATGAAGGATGCATAAAAGACACATACATAGGATTGTTCACAAGTGGTAATGACTCACTGGTCTTATCAGAGGTTGGCCAAATGTGGTTCATATGTGGAGTAAGTGATCACTGCGAACTTGGCCAGAAGTTGACCATCAATGTGATTCCTTAG
- the LOC110608919 gene encoding uncharacterized protein LOC110608919 translates to MENMLRGFESAKRDKTKRARELKDKIMKMTEVEGSDSDEEDIELEIARRESMRQFDEDAYRRRAFHYESGGSSHQARKLVVHRPFVKERLPFSVVESPWTKSLFRTAAEVGSNVSPPLAYKISEIYLKNEYKEMKKYIASFESMWNERGVTIMCDGWSGPTRMSIINFLLYSPRGTVFHKSIDASKVERKDGEYYFKIMKEVVEEIAPSKIVPVVTDNETAIKSSGKKLMEKFSNLYWIACSAHCINLILEDFGKRKNIKTVIEQGKVITQFIYNHNLVVNYMKKLTDG, encoded by the exons ATGGAAAATATGTTAAGGGGTTTTGAATCTGCAAAAAGGGATAAAACAAAAAGGGCAAGGGAGTTGAAAGATAAAATCATGAAGATGACAGAAGTTGAGGGTTCAGATTCAGACGAAGAAGATATTGAACTAGAAATTGCGAGACGCGAAAGCATGCGGCAGTTTGATGAAGATGCTTATAGAAGGAGAGCTTTTCATTATGAAAGTGGTGGGAGTAGCCATCAAGCTCGGAAATTAGTCGTTCATCGACCGTTCGTGAAAGAG AGATTACCTTTTAGTGTGGTTGAGTCACCATGGACAAAGTCATTGTTCAGAACGGCCGCTGAAGTGGGATCTAATGTATCACCACCTTTAGCATATAAGATCTCTgaaatatatttgaaaaatgagTACAAAGAAATGAAGAAATATATTGCTTCATTTGAGAGCATGTGGAACGAAAGAGGAGTTACCATTATGTGTGATGGATGGAGCGGACCAACCAGAAtgagtataattaattttctacTCTACTCTCCTCGTGGAACAGTGTTCCATAAATCCATAGATGCAAGTAAAGTTGAACGAAAAGATGGAGAATATTACTTTAAGATTATGAAGGAGGTGGTTGAAGAAATTGCTCCAAGCAAAATTGTCCCAGTGGTAACTGATAATGAAACTGCTATTAAATCTAGTGGTAAAAAGTTGATGGAGAAGTTTTCAAATTTGTATTGGATAGCATGCAGTGCACAttgcattaatttaattttagaagatTTTGGAAAGAGGAAGAATATAAAGACCGTCATTGAGCAAGGAAAAGTTATAACCCAATTTATTTACAATCATAATTTGGTGGTAAATTACATGAAGAAATTAACTGATGGTTGA